From Streptomyces cyaneogriseus subsp. noncyanogenus, the proteins below share one genomic window:
- a CDS encoding S8/S53 family peptidase — MAPQRFREQFQQIQRSMPDVPLVIGPDESAGFFYEKGVILARDGDEARLVEDTVREHFTAFAGLTGDQVRRESPATNRTGITRIRVADPGQGDGTGDPAVGQALRSLTAVEGRAGRRLVGRNHVVHIAVNACPGDEPVPVPRAEPANPGQAGTPYDPETAVGVLVVDTGLVHDHRGSPLLAHAGGDLQIQECDEDGILQPYVGHGTFIAGVLAAVAPNTDVVVRNTLNDAGAVLESEFGEKLFEAVDRGGWPDLISLSAGTANGRTDGLLGLAAFMEELREQRTLLVAAAGNNAADLPFWPAAYADLPGYQDSVLSVGALRSDGESGACFSNHGPWVKVYAPGERLTSALTGFRSPVPYVYQHSTYDDCRYGFPYACTCAHPRHTGVLSEPGETATGKPDQVMFEGHAQWSGTSFATPAVAGLVAAHMTAHRETDPRAARKQLLAANTAQAVVRGERVPALLPPTWRPVPVTRPGRRS, encoded by the coding sequence ATGGCACCGCAGCGATTCCGCGAGCAGTTCCAGCAGATCCAGCGCTCGATGCCGGACGTCCCCCTGGTGATAGGACCGGACGAATCAGCCGGGTTCTTCTACGAGAAGGGTGTGATCCTCGCCCGCGACGGTGACGAGGCACGCCTCGTGGAGGACACCGTGCGCGAGCACTTCACCGCCTTCGCGGGACTGACCGGGGACCAGGTGCGCCGCGAGAGCCCGGCGACCAACCGGACGGGCATCACCCGCATCCGGGTCGCCGACCCCGGCCAGGGCGACGGCACCGGCGACCCGGCCGTCGGGCAGGCCCTGCGGTCCCTGACGGCGGTGGAGGGCCGGGCGGGCCGCAGACTGGTCGGCCGCAACCACGTGGTGCACATCGCCGTCAACGCCTGCCCCGGCGACGAACCGGTGCCCGTCCCGCGCGCCGAGCCCGCCAACCCGGGCCAGGCCGGCACGCCGTACGACCCGGAGACCGCCGTCGGCGTCCTCGTCGTCGACACCGGACTCGTGCACGACCACCGCGGCTCCCCGCTGCTCGCCCACGCCGGCGGCGACCTCCAGATCCAGGAGTGCGACGAGGACGGAATCCTCCAGCCCTACGTCGGCCACGGCACGTTCATCGCCGGGGTCCTCGCGGCCGTCGCCCCCAACACGGACGTCGTCGTCCGCAACACGCTCAACGACGCCGGGGCCGTGCTGGAGTCCGAGTTCGGCGAGAAGCTGTTCGAGGCGGTGGACCGGGGCGGGTGGCCCGACCTCATCAGCCTCTCCGCCGGCACCGCCAACGGCCGCACCGACGGTCTGCTCGGCCTGGCCGCCTTCATGGAGGAGCTGCGCGAACAGCGCACCCTGCTCGTCGCCGCCGCCGGCAACAACGCCGCCGACCTGCCCTTCTGGCCGGCCGCCTACGCCGATCTGCCGGGCTACCAGGACTCGGTGCTGTCCGTCGGGGCGCTGCGCAGCGACGGCGAGAGCGGCGCCTGCTTCAGCAACCACGGCCCCTGGGTGAAGGTCTACGCCCCCGGCGAGCGCCTCACCAGCGCCCTCACCGGCTTCCGGAGCCCGGTGCCGTACGTGTACCAGCACTCCACCTACGACGACTGCCGGTACGGCTTTCCCTACGCCTGCACCTGCGCGCACCCCCGGCACACCGGGGTGCTGAGCGAGCCGGGGGAGACGGCCACCGGCAAGCCGGACCAGGTGATGTTCGAGGGCCACGCGCAGTGGAGCGGCACATCGTTCGCCACTCCCGCCGTCGCCGGTCTAGTCGCCGCCCATATGACGGCGCACCGGGAGACCGACCCGCGCGCCGCCCGCAAGCAACTGCTCGCGGCGAACACCGCGCAGGCGGTGGTGCGCGGGGAGCGGGTGCCGGCGCTGCTGCCGCCGACCTGGCGTCCGGTGCCGGTGACGCGGCCGGGCCGGCGGTCATGA
- a CDS encoding RNA polymerase sigma factor, whose amino-acid sequence MTGGGAPSTSYDDVSYTRGGAVDRAEVGALVQSAADGDAAAWKALVDGLGPLVWSVVRAHGLSDADAHEVYQTAWFRFAQHLGRLREQDKAGAWLARTARHECLKVLRAQRRWMPTDDPHLLDRVSEEPTPEESVLDSEEAAAESERVRRLWQEFEELGERCRQLLRVLMASPPPSYQEVSAALGIAVGSIGPTRQRCLRRLRSRLERRGTV is encoded by the coding sequence ATGACGGGCGGAGGCGCCCCCTCCACGTCGTACGATGACGTGTCGTACACGAGGGGTGGGGCCGTGGATCGTGCAGAGGTCGGCGCGCTCGTCCAGTCCGCCGCCGACGGAGACGCGGCGGCCTGGAAAGCGCTGGTGGACGGGTTGGGCCCGCTGGTGTGGTCGGTGGTGCGGGCGCACGGCCTGTCCGACGCGGACGCCCACGAGGTCTACCAGACCGCCTGGTTCCGCTTCGCCCAGCATCTGGGGCGGCTGCGGGAGCAGGACAAGGCCGGCGCGTGGCTGGCGAGAACGGCGCGGCACGAGTGTCTGAAGGTGCTCCGGGCGCAGCGGCGGTGGATGCCGACCGACGATCCGCACCTGCTGGACCGGGTCAGTGAGGAGCCCACGCCGGAGGAGTCGGTGCTCGACTCCGAGGAGGCCGCCGCCGAGAGCGAGCGGGTCCGCCGGCTGTGGCAGGAGTTCGAGGAACTGGGCGAGCGGTGCAGGCAGTTGCTGCGCGTGCTGATGGCCTCGCCGCCGCCCAGCTATCAGGAGGTGTCCGCCGCGCTCGGGATCGCGGTGGGCAGCATCGGGCCGACACGCCAGCGCTGCCTGCGCCGGCTGCGGTCCCGGCTGGAGCGGCGGGGGACGGTATGA
- a CDS encoding CHAT domain-containing protein produces MVFAAPNEALTQAREVLAADPSPLHASVAHQVIGIWQRDFGDTRLALTHLRRARDLAARADSADREADVLATLGVALVHTGRTRQGLAAFERGVARGTGHTRARVLYRRAYAWWVLGHHREALEDVRRAVPVLRQADDVIWTARALTLRATVHLALGAVERAEADFAAAEALWETTGQEHDKADSVESRGLAAFRSGDIPAALRLLDEAEERYAKLGTPTFMLNIRRCEVLMAAGLAPEALAEADAAIRALDGIGGQSTRKAELLLTAARAARLAGDARTATERAALAVRLFAGQRRTWWETHARLVLLEARYAAGRGSGRLVADAAAVAERLASFGAPAAPEASLLAGRTALSLGRRADAERHLAAAARSRHSGPPTARVTGWVAQALRARAAGSTRGVLEACRRGLDVLDDHRMTLGAPELRARATEHGAELAALAQRASLACGGPRRLLVWSERWRATALSAPPTRPPADPVLLSGLTAYREIAARAEEARREGRPVPALEREQRRLEREVRSRTLHMRGEAPGDGHRFDVGRLLRRLGDEVRLVELAVVDGRVHVLLCGQGRVRRFQAGLLAEAEREAEHVQAGLRRLAHPGAGARLPLVEAAGRRLQELLLGPVADRLGPGPVVVVPPGRLHRVPWALLPALRERVVSVSPSASSWLRARETAPPSGGRHVLVRGPGLVSEGAEVPELAARYGRPTVLEGDAARVPRVLRELDGAALAHIAAHGAFRADSPLFSSLRMADGPLIVHDFEHLARSPYRIILSCCDTARFASVGADELLGLVTALLPLGTAGVVACSVPVNDAAVVPLMVALHKGLAAGLSLAQALRDARAALPGDAVHRATGWAFSAFGAA; encoded by the coding sequence ATGGTGTTCGCCGCCCCGAACGAGGCTCTGACGCAGGCGAGAGAGGTGCTCGCCGCGGATCCCTCACCGCTGCACGCGTCCGTCGCCCACCAGGTGATCGGTATCTGGCAGCGGGACTTCGGCGACACCCGGCTCGCCCTGACCCATCTGCGGCGCGCCCGCGACCTGGCGGCCCGCGCGGACTCGGCGGACCGGGAGGCGGACGTGCTGGCCACGCTCGGCGTGGCGCTGGTGCACACGGGCCGCACCCGGCAGGGCCTGGCCGCGTTCGAGCGCGGTGTGGCGCGCGGTACGGGACACACCCGGGCGCGGGTGCTGTACCGGCGGGCGTACGCCTGGTGGGTGCTCGGCCACCACCGGGAGGCGCTGGAGGACGTGCGCCGTGCGGTGCCGGTGCTGCGGCAGGCGGACGATGTCATCTGGACGGCGCGTGCGCTGACGCTGCGCGCCACCGTGCACCTCGCGCTCGGAGCGGTGGAGCGGGCGGAGGCGGACTTCGCCGCGGCGGAGGCGCTGTGGGAGACCACCGGCCAGGAGCACGACAAGGCCGACTCCGTGGAGAGCCGGGGTCTGGCCGCGTTCCGCTCCGGGGACATCCCGGCGGCGCTGAGGCTGCTCGACGAGGCGGAGGAGCGGTACGCCAAGCTCGGCACGCCGACGTTCATGCTGAACATCCGCCGCTGCGAGGTGCTGATGGCGGCGGGGCTCGCGCCCGAGGCGCTGGCCGAGGCGGACGCGGCGATCAGGGCGCTGGACGGCATCGGCGGGCAGTCGACCCGCAAGGCGGAGCTGCTGCTGACCGCCGCCCGGGCGGCCCGGCTGGCGGGCGATGCGCGGACCGCGACCGAACGCGCGGCGCTCGCCGTGCGGCTGTTCGCCGGACAGCGGCGCACCTGGTGGGAGACGCACGCCCGGCTGGTGCTGCTCGAGGCGCGGTACGCGGCCGGGCGCGGCTCGGGGCGGCTGGTGGCGGACGCGGCGGCGGTGGCGGAGCGGCTGGCCTCCTTCGGGGCTCCGGCCGCGCCGGAGGCGTCGCTGCTCGCGGGCCGGACGGCGCTGTCGCTGGGCCGGCGGGCGGACGCGGAGCGGCACCTGGCCGCCGCCGCCCGCAGCCGGCACAGCGGACCGCCCACGGCGCGGGTGACGGGCTGGGTGGCACAGGCGCTGCGGGCGCGGGCCGCGGGCTCGACGCGGGGCGTGCTGGAGGCGTGCCGGCGCGGGCTGGACGTACTCGACGACCACCGGATGACGCTGGGGGCGCCGGAGCTGCGGGCCCGTGCCACCGAGCACGGCGCGGAGCTGGCGGCGCTGGCGCAGCGGGCGAGCCTGGCCTGTGGCGGTCCGCGGCGGCTGCTGGTGTGGAGCGAGCGCTGGCGGGCGACGGCGCTGTCCGCGCCGCCCACCCGGCCGCCGGCCGACCCGGTGCTGCTGAGCGGGCTGACCGCGTACCGGGAGATCGCGGCGCGCGCGGAGGAGGCGCGCAGGGAGGGGCGGCCGGTGCCCGCCCTGGAGCGGGAGCAGCGGCGCCTGGAGCGCGAGGTGCGCTCACGGACCCTGCACATGCGCGGTGAGGCGCCCGGCGACGGGCACCGCTTCGACGTCGGGCGGCTGCTGCGGCGGCTGGGCGACGAGGTGCGGCTGGTGGAGCTGGCCGTGGTCGACGGGCGGGTCCATGTGCTGCTGTGCGGGCAGGGGCGGGTGCGGCGGTTCCAGGCGGGGCTGCTGGCCGAGGCGGAGCGGGAGGCCGAGCATGTGCAGGCCGGGCTGCGGCGGCTCGCCCATCCCGGGGCCGGGGCCCGGCTTCCCCTGGTGGAGGCGGCCGGCCGCCGGTTGCAGGAGCTGCTGCTCGGCCCGGTGGCGGACCGGCTGGGGCCGGGGCCGGTCGTGGTGGTCCCGCCCGGGCGGCTGCACCGGGTGCCGTGGGCGCTGCTGCCCGCGCTGCGGGAGCGCGTGGTCAGTGTGTCGCCGTCCGCGAGCAGTTGGCTGCGCGCCCGGGAGACCGCGCCGCCCTCCGGGGGCCGGCATGTGCTGGTGCGCGGGCCGGGCCTGGTGAGCGAGGGCGCGGAGGTGCCCGAACTGGCCGCCCGGTACGGCCGCCCGACCGTGCTGGAGGGCGACGCGGCGCGGGTGCCGCGGGTGTTGCGGGAGCTGGACGGTGCCGCGCTGGCGCACATCGCCGCGCACGGCGCCTTCCGCGCGGACAGCCCGCTGTTCTCGTCGCTGCGGATGGCCGACGGCCCGCTCATCGTGCACGACTTCGAACACCTCGCCCGCAGCCCGTACCGGATCATCCTGTCCTGCTGCGACACCGCGCGTTTCGCCTCGGTGGGCGCGGACGAACTGCTGGGCCTGGTCACCGCATTGCTGCCACTCGGCACGGCCGGGGTGGTGGCGTGCAGCGTGCCCGTCAACGACGCCGCGGTGGTGCCGCTGATGGTCGCTCTCCACAAGGGGCTGGCCGCCGGGCTGTCCCTGGCTCAGGCCCTGCGCGACGCGCGGGCGGCGCTGCCGGGCGACGCGGTGCACCGGGCGACGGGGTGGGCGTTCTCGGCGTTCGGCGCGGCGTGA
- a CDS encoding helix-turn-helix transcriptional regulator, translating to MELESLGAFLKTRRDRVTPADVGLRAYGTARRVPGLRREELAQLAGVSAGYYTRLEQGQAGTVSRQVLDALARVLRLDAVETAHLHNLARQPAAPRLVRPRPEAPHPRVLALLASLGETTPAVVLGRRGDVLAWNRTGHALVAEHVDFDAPGDPSTRPSVPRMFFLDPHTRDLYRNWAELARIHVAYLRLTAGRYPTDARLVELIGELAIRSGDFATLWAQGDVADCTVGRMRLRHPTVGGVDVDYQVWLQPDSPDHRLEVYTPNDSASADALRLLARQVADRRESEAAPAVPSRRPAS from the coding sequence ATGGAGCTGGAGAGCCTCGGGGCCTTTCTCAAGACCCGCCGCGACCGGGTCACCCCCGCCGACGTCGGACTGCGCGCCTACGGCACCGCCCGCCGCGTACCGGGCCTGCGCCGCGAGGAGCTGGCACAGCTCGCCGGGGTCAGCGCCGGGTACTACACCCGGCTGGAGCAGGGGCAGGCCGGGACGGTCTCCCGGCAGGTCCTCGACGCGCTCGCCCGTGTCCTCCGGCTCGACGCCGTGGAGACCGCGCACCTGCACAACCTCGCCCGCCAGCCCGCCGCGCCCCGCCTGGTCCGCCCGCGCCCGGAAGCACCGCATCCGCGGGTACTGGCCCTCCTGGCCTCCCTGGGCGAGACCACACCGGCCGTCGTGCTCGGGCGGCGCGGTGACGTACTGGCCTGGAACCGCACCGGACACGCGCTCGTCGCGGAGCACGTCGACTTCGACGCACCCGGGGATCCGTCGACCCGGCCGTCCGTACCCCGGATGTTCTTCCTCGACCCCCACACCCGTGACCTGTACCGGAACTGGGCCGAACTCGCCCGTATCCACGTCGCCTACCTGCGGCTCACCGCGGGCCGGTATCCCACGGACGCCCGCCTGGTCGAGCTCATCGGCGAACTCGCCATACGCAGCGGCGACTTCGCCACCTTGTGGGCACAAGGCGACGTCGCGGACTGCACCGTCGGCAGGATGCGCCTGCGGCACCCCACCGTCGGCGGGGTCGACGTCGACTACCAGGTGTGGCTCCAGCCCGACAGCCCCGACCACCGGCTCGAGGTCTACACGCCCAACGACAGCGCCTCCGCCGACGCGCTGCGCCTGCTGGCCCGCCAGGTCGCCGATCGGCGGGAGTCCGAGGCGGCCCCGGCCGTGCCGTCCCGACGCCCGGCCTCGTGA
- a CDS encoding N-formylglutamate amidohydrolase, translated as MTDAPPSFALLPGAADSPVILHVPHSAREIPPAVRSGIVLDDEALERELDHITDAHTARIAETAAGLCGRTPWRFENRLSRLVVDPERFPDEREEMLAVGMGAVYTRTTHRGVLRPAGTDPLPLIERYFRPYARAMTEAVAGRLAATGRAVIIDVHSYPAEPLPYELHGDGPRPAVCLGTDAFHTPPGLLAAARAAFAECGPTGLDSPFAGTYVPLEFYGKRAEVGALMVEIRRDTYMTEPGGPAGPGLTRLAEALAALVDAVTA; from the coding sequence ATGACCGACGCCCCGCCCTCTTTCGCGCTCCTGCCCGGCGCCGCGGACTCCCCCGTGATCCTCCACGTCCCGCACTCCGCCCGGGAGATACCGCCCGCCGTCCGCTCGGGCATCGTCCTGGACGACGAGGCGCTGGAACGGGAGCTGGACCACATCACCGACGCGCACACGGCGCGCATCGCCGAGACGGCCGCCGGGCTGTGCGGCCGCACGCCCTGGCGGTTCGAGAACCGGCTGTCGCGGCTGGTCGTCGACCCCGAGCGGTTCCCGGACGAGCGGGAGGAGATGCTCGCCGTCGGCATGGGCGCCGTCTACACCCGGACCACCCACCGCGGCGTCCTGCGGCCCGCCGGCACCGATCCGCTCCCCCTGATCGAGCGGTACTTCCGCCCGTACGCGCGGGCCATGACCGAGGCGGTGGCCGGCCGGCTCGCCGCGACCGGGCGGGCCGTGATCATCGACGTGCACTCCTACCCCGCCGAGCCGCTGCCGTACGAACTGCACGGCGACGGACCGCGCCCGGCGGTCTGCCTGGGCACCGACGCCTTCCACACACCACCCGGACTGCTCGCCGCGGCGCGGGCGGCCTTCGCGGAGTGCGGGCCGACGGGACTCGACAGCCCGTTCGCCGGCACCTACGTACCGCTGGAGTTCTACGGCAAGCGGGCCGAGGTCGGCGCCCTGATGGTCGAGATCCGCCGGGACACCTACATGACCGAGCCGGGCGGCCCCGCCGGGCCCGGGCTCACCCGCCTCGCCGAGGCCCTCGCGGCGCTCGTCGACGCCGTCACGGCCTGA
- a CDS encoding MFS transporter encodes MNEQRVSHSPELRAWLGLLVVLGPVLLVAMDGSVLFLAMPEVTDALKPTADQALWILDGYGFAVGSLLIAFGGIGDRYGRLRLMMIGAAVFGVGSAGAALASGPELLIAFRALMGVAGATLLPSALAVLSELFTDPRRRARAIGIFAAAFAAGFAIGPVVGGQLLSRFWWGSVFLINLPVVLLFLLLAPVLLREVRAPRTGRVDVLSVVLSVSGLLPAVYAIKHTAAEGFTGASVAAGAAGVAVLGWFARRQLRLEHPLIDLRLFRDRVFAIAVVTGLLPLAAWSATAYLAGVYLQSVHGVPVLRAALLALPGATVLTVTCVVTPALVARIGTRAALLACHVLVAAGVFLLLPTTVSGGIGWYVASTVVAAMGYGISFSVVADTAVAAVPAERAGSAAAIAETSNEIGNALGIALLGSLAAVLFRLQGPGLAGTLDETLRIPGLAPEVIGDAKSAFVTGLHAAALAAGLLHCALAVLALRWMPRQPSGTGGTGAEPLAGAGEANAVR; translated from the coding sequence ATGAACGAACAGCGCGTTTCCCACTCTCCCGAGCTGCGGGCGTGGCTCGGTCTGCTGGTGGTCCTGGGGCCGGTCCTGCTGGTGGCGATGGACGGCTCGGTCCTTTTCCTGGCGATGCCCGAGGTCACCGATGCCCTAAAGCCGACCGCCGATCAGGCGTTGTGGATCCTGGACGGTTACGGGTTCGCGGTCGGGTCGCTGCTCATCGCGTTCGGCGGCATCGGCGACCGGTACGGCAGGCTCCGGCTGATGATGATCGGCGCGGCGGTGTTCGGCGTCGGCTCGGCGGGTGCGGCGCTGGCCTCCGGGCCGGAGCTGCTGATCGCCTTCCGGGCGCTGATGGGCGTGGCGGGGGCGACGCTGCTGCCGTCGGCGCTGGCGGTGCTGAGCGAACTGTTCACCGATCCGCGCCGGCGAGCCAGGGCCATCGGGATCTTCGCCGCGGCCTTCGCCGCCGGGTTCGCGATCGGCCCGGTCGTGGGCGGGCAGTTGCTGAGCCGTTTCTGGTGGGGATCGGTCTTCCTGATCAATCTTCCCGTCGTCCTGCTGTTCCTGCTGCTGGCCCCGGTCCTGCTCCGCGAGGTGCGAGCCCCCCGCACGGGCCGCGTCGACGTCCTGAGCGTGGTGCTCTCCGTCTCGGGCCTCCTGCCGGCCGTCTACGCGATCAAGCACACCGCGGCGGAGGGGTTCACGGGGGCCTCGGTGGCCGCCGGTGCCGCCGGTGTGGCCGTGCTGGGCTGGTTCGCCCGGCGGCAACTGCGTCTGGAACACCCGTTGATCGACCTCCGCCTCTTCCGGGACCGGGTCTTCGCGATCGCGGTCGTCACCGGGCTGCTGCCCCTGGCCGCCTGGTCGGCGACGGCCTATCTGGCCGGCGTCTACCTCCAGTCCGTCCACGGCGTGCCCGTCCTGCGGGCGGCTCTCCTCGCGCTCCCCGGCGCGACCGTACTCACCGTCACCTGCGTCGTCACACCGGCGCTGGTCGCCCGTATCGGCACCCGGGCGGCGCTCCTCGCCTGCCATGTCCTGGTCGCCGCCGGGGTGTTCCTGCTGTTGCCCACCACGGTCTCCGGCGGGATCGGCTGGTACGTCGCCTCCACCGTCGTCGCCGCCATGGGTTACGGCATCTCCTTCAGCGTCGTCGCCGACACCGCCGTCGCCGCGGTTCCCGCCGAACGCGCCGGTTCCGCGGCGGCGATCGCCGAAACCAGCAACGAGATCGGCAACGCCCTCGGCATCGCCCTCCTCGGTTCGCTGGCCGCGGTGCTGTTCAGGCTCCAGGGGCCGGGGCTCGCCGGCACCCTCGACGAAACCCTCCGCATCCCGGGCCTGGCACCCGAGGTGATCGGCGACGCCAAGTCCGCCTTCGTCACCGGTCTGCACGCCGCCGCCCTCGCCGCGGGCCTCCTCCACTGCGCGCTGGCCGTCCTGGCGCTGCGCTGGATGCCGAGGCAGCCGTCCGGTACGGGCGGCACCGGCGCGGAGCCGCTCGCCGGGGCCGGCGAAGCGAACGCCGTGCGCTGA
- a CDS encoding NADP-dependent isocitrate dehydrogenase, whose amino-acid sequence MTDSTIIYTHTDEAPALATYSFLPVVQAYASQAGVAVETRDISLAGRIIAVFPEYLTEDQRIPDALAELGELAKTPAANIIKLPNISASIPQLKAAIAELQGQGYALPDYPDDPKTDEEREIRARYDKIKGSAVNPVLREGNSDRRAPASVKNYAKTHPHRMGAWTSESKTNVATMGENDFRSTEKSVIIAEDGTLRIELVGDDGSTTVLRESVPVQKGEVVDASVMRVAALREFLAAQVARAKQEGVLFSVHLKATMMKVSDPIIFGHVVRAFFPKTFAKYGATLAAAGLTPNDGLGGIYKGLEALPEGAEIKASFDAELAEGPELAMVDSDKGITNLHVPSDVIIDASMPAMIRTSGHMWGPDGQEHDALAVIPDSSYAGVYQAVIDDCRVNGAYDPATMGSVPNVGLMAQKAEEYGSHDKTFEIAVTGTVRLVDQNGDAVIEQPVSAGDIFRACQTKDAPIKDWVKLAVTRARATGDPAVFWLDATRAHDANLIKKVEQYLPEHDTEGLDIKILSPVEATKLSVERIRRGENTISVTGNVLRDYLTDLFPILELGTSAKMLSVVPLMAGGGLFETGAGGSAPKHVQQLVKENYLRWDSLGEFFALVPSLEQYAEATGNARAKVLADTLDRATATFLNEDKSPTRRVGGIDNRGSHFYLSLYWAQELARQTDDADLAKAFAPLAETLAANEQKIVEELNAVQGKPVDIGGYYQPDPAKAAEVMRPSATWNEALASLS is encoded by the coding sequence GTGACTGACTCGACCATCATCTACACACACACTGACGAGGCCCCGGCCCTGGCGACGTATTCCTTCCTGCCGGTGGTCCAGGCGTACGCCTCGCAGGCGGGCGTCGCGGTGGAGACCCGCGACATCTCGCTGGCCGGACGCATCATCGCCGTGTTCCCGGAGTACCTCACCGAGGACCAGCGCATCCCGGACGCCCTCGCGGAGCTGGGCGAGCTCGCCAAGACGCCGGCCGCCAACATCATCAAGCTGCCGAACATCTCGGCGTCGATCCCGCAGCTCAAGGCGGCCATCGCCGAGCTCCAGGGCCAGGGCTACGCGCTGCCGGACTACCCGGACGACCCGAAGACCGACGAGGAGCGCGAGATCCGCGCCCGCTACGACAAGATCAAGGGCTCCGCGGTCAACCCGGTCCTGCGCGAGGGCAACTCCGACCGCCGCGCCCCGGCGTCGGTGAAGAACTACGCCAAGACCCACCCGCACCGCATGGGCGCCTGGACCTCCGAGTCCAAGACCAACGTGGCGACCATGGGTGAGAACGACTTCCGCTCCACCGAGAAGTCCGTGATCATCGCCGAGGACGGCACGCTGCGGATCGAGCTGGTCGGCGACGACGGCTCCACCACGGTCCTGCGCGAGTCGGTGCCGGTCCAGAAGGGCGAGGTCGTCGACGCCTCCGTGATGCGGGTCGCCGCGCTGCGCGAGTTCCTCGCCGCGCAGGTCGCGCGCGCCAAGCAGGAGGGCGTGCTGTTCTCCGTGCACCTGAAGGCCACGATGATGAAGGTCTCCGACCCGATCATCTTCGGTCACGTGGTGCGCGCCTTCTTCCCGAAGACGTTCGCGAAGTACGGTGCGACGCTTGCCGCGGCCGGCCTCACCCCGAACGACGGCCTCGGCGGCATCTACAAGGGCCTGGAGGCCCTTCCCGAGGGCGCCGAGATCAAGGCGTCCTTCGACGCCGAGCTGGCCGAGGGCCCGGAGCTGGCGATGGTCGACTCCGACAAGGGCATCACCAACTTGCACGTGCCCTCGGACGTCATCATCGACGCCTCGATGCCGGCCATGATCCGCACCTCCGGCCACATGTGGGGCCCGGACGGCCAGGAGCACGACGCCCTCGCCGTCATCCCGGACTCCTCCTACGCGGGCGTGTACCAGGCCGTCATCGACGACTGCCGCGTCAACGGCGCCTACGACCCGGCCACCATGGGCTCGGTGCCCAACGTCGGCCTCATGGCGCAGAAGGCCGAGGAGTACGGCAGCCACGACAAGACCTTCGAGATCGCGGTCACGGGCACGGTCCGCCTGGTCGACCAGAACGGCGACGCCGTCATCGAGCAGCCCGTCTCCGCCGGCGACATCTTCCGCGCCTGCCAGACCAAGGACGCCCCGATCAAGGACTGGGTGAAGCTGGCCGTCACCCGGGCCCGCGCCACCGGCGACCCGGCGGTGTTCTGGCTGGACGCCACCCGCGCCCACGACGCCAACCTGATCAAGAAGGTCGAGCAGTACCTGCCGGAGCACGACACCGAGGGCCTGGACATCAAGATCCTGTCCCCGGTGGAGGCGACCAAGCTGTCGGTGGAGCGCATCCGCCGCGGTGAGAACACCATCTCGGTCACCGGCAACGTCCTGCGCGACTACCTGACCGACCTGTTCCCGATCCTGGAGCTGGGCACCAGCGCCAAGATGCTGTCGGTGGTCCCGCTGATGGCGGGCGGCGGCCTGTTCGAGACGGGCGCCGGCGGCTCCGCGCCCAAGCACGTCCAGCAGCTCGTCAAGGAGAACTACCTGCGCTGGGACTCGCTCGGCGAGTTCTTCGCGCTGGTGCCGTCGCTGGAGCAGTACGCCGAGGCCACGGGCAACGCCCGCGCCAAGGTCCTCGCCGACACCCTCGACCGTGCCACGGCGACCTTCCTCAACGAGGACAAGTCCCCGACCCGGCGCGTCGGCGGCATCGACAACCGCGGCAGCCACTTCTACCTGTCCCTGTACTGGGCGCAGGAGCTGGCGCGGCAGACCGACGACGCCGACCTGGCCAAGGCGTTCGCGCCGCTCGCCGAGACCCTCGCCGCCAACGAGCAGAAGATCGTCGAGGAGCTGAACGCCGTCCAGGGCAAGCCGGTCGACATCGGCGGCTACTACCAGCCCGACCCGGCCAAGGCCGCCGAGGTCATGCGCCCCTCGGCCACCTGGAACGAGGCGCTGGCGTCCCTGAGCTGA
- a CDS encoding RidA family protein, whose protein sequence is MTERRAILSGSTFEEQIGYARAVVDGDRVHVSGTTGFDYATMTISDDVVEQAAQCLRNIEAALAEAECTFADVVRVRYLLPEREDFEPCWPVLRRAFGEVRPAATMMVCGLADPRMKIEIEVYARRATA, encoded by the coding sequence ATGACAGAGCGACGTGCGATCCTCAGCGGCTCGACCTTCGAGGAGCAGATCGGGTATGCCCGCGCCGTGGTCGACGGCGATCGGGTGCACGTGTCCGGGACGACCGGGTTCGACTACGCCACCATGACGATCTCGGACGACGTGGTGGAGCAGGCCGCGCAGTGCCTGCGCAACATCGAGGCCGCGCTGGCCGAGGCGGAGTGCACCTTCGCCGATGTGGTGCGGGTGCGGTATCTGCTGCCCGAGCGGGAGGACTTCGAGCCCTGCTGGCCCGTGCTGCGCCGCGCCTTCGGGGAGGTGCGGCCGGCCGCCACCATGATGGTGTGCGGGCTCGCCGACCCCCGTATGAAGATCGAGATAGAGGTGTACGCGCGCCGCGCCACGGCGTGA